The genomic window TTCACCGGGCACGTGCCGCCATGCCGCACCTCGCCGCAAAGCCGAACCAGCTCGGCACCTGGTTACAGGCCATGCTGACACGTGCTCATCCAAATGTCGTGGTGGTGGCGCTGGCGGCGAAACTCGCCCGCATCGCCTGGGCTGTGCTGGGGCATGAAAAGGATTTCGATCGGCAGGCGCTCGTCGCCGCCTAATCATCAGAAATAGGGGGCAGCACGAAGCCGCACGCTCACACTGTCTGCGTGGGGTGAACCGAAGATGGCATAACGGGTCGTACCGGCAGCCTGGAAACCTGGTTTTAAATGTGGTGCTCGGCACCGGCGCTTTTATGAGGACCAGACTGCGCCGATATCCATCTTGGCAAGAGCATCAGCCTTGAGACCGGATACGTTGATGCAGACCATCATGGCGTCTTTGACAAACCTCTTGCCGACGGGGCGGGCCATACGTTTCAGCAGGCTGGCGGCGGTCCGGTGAGCCTTCAGATGCGTCGCATCGATCATCATCTGGTCGGGTTTGCCACCCTGGGCCCAGAGTGCTGCGAAGATCCTATTGAACACGCCAAGTCGGCTAACCGGATGAAGCGGTTGTAGATCGTTTTGGGCGGACCATAGTCAGCGGGCGCATCACGCCTTCGCAGGCCGTTCCTGACGACGAAAGTGATACCGCTAATGATCCGTCTGTCATCGACCCGCGGTACCCCATGTAACACCGGGAAATATGGCTCCATCCGGCGCATCTGCGCTTCCGATAACCAGATCAGATCACTCATGGCGACGCGTCCTGACGCCGCCATTGGATCAACCAACCACCCGCTAGGCAAGGTATTTGGTTGGTCCTGAGCCTAAATAGCTGTCTGGTTCGATCATCCAGCGTCTCGACTTCAACGATGCGTTGCAGTACCGAGATAAGCTCGCGCGCCTTCTCGACGAGGAAGGTGATGCAATGAATGTCCCAGCGCTGGTTAGCGAGCATCTGCACGACGCGATCCTCGGCGTAGAACACGACCTTGATTGTCTCAAGCTCAACCGCTTGGACTTAAGCCACGGTTTCAACTTTGATCTCATGCCGCGTATCAGCCATTACTTGCTCCTGGTCCAAGGATGCGCAGGATCAAGCGGCCGTCCATCGCAGTCGGTCCCGTGTACGATGCCGCTCCGCTCCTCGCGCTGGATCTCGCAATTGTGGGAGGAAGCGCAACCGGTTCCCAGTTCTTTCGGCGCCAGAAAAGCTTGAGGTCACCACGTTGCAGAACGCGGTGGTTCACGACGGTAGCGGTTACTGGCCTGCCCTTGGCCTCGCATGCACAGCGAGTTGGCGTCGAGGAAGGTAAGACGAGCCTTCTGCCACTTGCTGCCGCAGCCTCGCTCAAATAATGAGCGCCTGTTACTGCGCCAGCTGGGCTCGGGCATGTCGAAGTTCAAGTTCCTTCTCCGCCGATGATTTGTCAGCGGAGCATCTGCTCACCTTGACGCGAGAACGATTGAGCGCTCCAGCCGTGGCTTATTCAGCAGCAGTCTAGCTTACTCGGGGCAATGGCATGCCATGTCAATCCTGAACCGCTTCGCTAAGCCCGCTCAAGTCTGCCCTGAATGTGGCGAACGCTATATCGCCGCCGCCCAAGAGTTCATGCCTTCTCATTGGCAGGCAAACCACGAGGCGGTTCTATCTTGGCGCCTTGCGTGGCCGCTGCTCCGAGACGGTGTCTATGTGCGGTACGCTCATGTGCGGCCAAAGGAGCGGACGACCCGCCGCAAGCTGTTCCGCCTCTTTAGGCGGCGATCGGATCGACTAAGGTACGCTACCGCGCGATGACCGGCTGTTCATCTTGTCACGAATTTGGTTTACAACTTGAGTGCGACGCGAAGGACTCGTAAGAGCCTGGCCAACTATGCGGCGGGGACCTTGATACCCAGGCGCCGCCGTATCTTCAATTGACGGTCTGATGAGACCTGTGCGCGGGTGGTTGTAAATCGCTGGAAGTGATGGGATTCCTGGGGTGTGTGTAGCCGTTGTCGTCGCCGCACGGCTTTGTGTGACGGCGTCGTCGCCCTCTCAGGAAGCAGCGAGAATGTTCATCGTGCGCTTGAGGTTGTAGCCGATGGCGGTGAGGCGGACCTGGGCGGCAGCTTTGGGGAGGCCTCGCCATCGCATTAGGCGCAGGCCGTAGGGGCGCTTCCACGTTCCGAAGATCTTTTCGATCCGGCCGCGTACGCGATGGATGGGTTGATTTCACTCGTGGAGCTGGACACCTCGAAGAACCGTCTGATTTCGGCATGATGGCAAGGTGAAGGCGCGCGGACGAATTGGGCGCCTCAGTTTTTGGGGCTGATCCGCTGATTTCCGTAACGGATCCGAGAGCACAGGCCGTTTTCGGCGTCATGCGGGCGCAATTCGCCCCTCCAGCCAGGCCAGTCGCTGGAAACTATAGGCGAGATTCGCCATCCCAATCTTGATGCGGGCGCGAGCGATGCCGATGGTGCGTACCGCAAGGCCCATCCGGTGCTTTTGCCCGGCGAAGACGTGCTCGACGGCGGAGCGAACCACCGACCGCTTCGCATCGGCCCGTGCAATACGTTCGGGCATCGGGCGGCGATGCGGCTTGCGCTGGTGGATGTGGCTGGTGAACATGCCCTTGGCCAGAAACGCCTCGTTCTTCTTTGATCGGTAGGCCGTATCGGCCCAGACGCCCGAGGCCGTGTTATCTGGACTGATCAACACCGGCAGCCTTGCGCCATCATGAGCATTGGCGGCGCTGGCATCCCAGGTGCGGATCAAGCCATGTGCGCGATCGATCCCTATGTGGTTTTTGTAGCCGAACATGGGGATGGCAAGATCGACCGGCTTGAAGGCCTTGGGGGCCGCGCCTTCCTTGACCTTCGCCTTGGTGTACTTGACGCTCCAGCGGGCATCGCGATCCTTTTGCCGGATCTTCGCAGGGTTATCCTTCCAGCGCTCGGGTATCCGGCCCTCCTTGATAGCCGCCTTCTCCTCCTCGGTGTTCCGCTGCTTCGGGGCCGGCACTACGGTCGCGTCGATGATCTGCCCGCCCATGGCAAGGTACCCTCGGTCTGTGAGCGCGGCATCGAAGCGGGCAAATAGCCTGTCGATCGCCTTGGCCTTCACCAGACGCTTCCGAAACAGCTACACTGTCGTCGCGTCGGGCACCGTGCCATCCAGGCCAAGCCCCAGAAAACGCTGGAAAGAGAGGCGATCTTTGATCTGGAACTCGGTGGCTTCGTCCGAAAGCGAGTAGAGCGCCTGGAGTACGAGGATCTCGAACATAAGGACCGGATCAAGCGGCGGGCGGCCACCCTTGCCGCGAGGACTACGGCGCAGCGCCGCGACCAGCGGTCCTCGGAAAACCTTAAAGTCCACCACTGCCGCCAGACGCTCCAGCCGATCGCCCGCCGCGCTCAATGCCTCATATCGGTCCGAACGATCGAAGAAACCCGGCTGCCCTGCCATCATCGCCTCCGCTATCGCGCAAAGGCAGTGAATCACTTCACGCCGTCAGACGCCAGGGGTTTTTCGAGTTGTCCAGCTTACGCAGCGTTTCCTGCTCGTCGCGTCCCCACATACCGGTCGCGACGATCCTGGGGACGCCGCCTTTTGCCCGGACTGCATTGCAGAAGTGGGCACCGCGGTAGGCACTGTCGGCAAATACCTCGCCGGGATTGTCGGGCAAGGCTGCAGGTCCCGCCTTGCCATCGTTGATGTTGGCCGAGGTGATCGAGACTCCTCGATCGGCGCTGTATCTGCATCCGCACCAACGTGGGCCTTGAAGCCATGAACGGCTC from Novosphingobium sp. 9U includes these protein-coding regions:
- a CDS encoding transposase; the encoded protein is MHRVRGRIEKIFGTWKRPYGLRLMRWRGLPKAAAQVRLTAIGYNLKRTMNILAAS